AAATAAACCAAAAATCAGTTGAGGTCAgaagttaaatgcatagacagcacagagaattataaaaagaaagaaaaaaatcacagCACACATTAATAATACAGTGGACTGAAGATGAGACAGTTGCAAATACAAACCTAATGTTATGCTATAAAATACAAAAAGGATGataaatacttttataaaaaaatatttaaaacataagcAGCAGGGGTAACTTCTGTGTCTGAAAAGCAGTCAAAGAACACCTCACTCAAGCTCCACGGGTTGTCCAACCAGGAGACAAGTACTGAGCCGCGCTCGAAGTTCGAAGCAAAGCGGAGCGGGTTGCACCAAATCAGGGATGTGACGTAACTCTTCTCCTGCTTCACGGAGCAAAAGGTAACGGGGCGGAGGAGAACACCCATTACAACAGAATAAAAACACAAGTACCCACCAGTTGGATGGCCATCAACAGCAGCATGTGCCTTGCACTAAACACATAGCTCATCAAACACTAACGTAGTATTAAGTGAGCCAAATTCAACCGACTGCACTTTTCTCCAAGCAAGGCAGCAGTTGTGTGGCTGGCATGATTGCTGCACATCGTCGATATTTCTTGTAACTGGTTCTGCTGTAAAGTTACGTGGTGTTGAAAGAGGTGGTGTAATGATCTTTGcatcgctgtttgctttcaaattctttccttttgggGTGAGAAGGGGGAGATTCATCCCTAAATCCCGCCCACCACCTTCCTGTGTAAGCCCCTACCCAGGTTCAAATAACTACTAAAAACAATGGGGTGAATTCCTTCCCTAATATCACTCACCTGTGCTACGCGAGATACAATCTACACCGACACCAGGCCGGCGACATGACGCTCTCACCTGCTCACGGCCGTGTAGAAGGCTCCCAGCGAGAGCAGCGAGATGCCGACGTGGAACACGACCACGGTGGCCCCGTAGTCCCGCACCGCCGCCTTGAGGCGCTCCTTGCGCGAGAGGGAGGGCGGCGCCCCACCCGCCGCGGAGCCCAGCCCCCGGCAGTGCAGCTCCTGCATGTCCTGGGACACCCAGCGGTCCGCGCGCCCCCACTGGCCCCCGGGCATGTTGAGGTGCGTGGCCTTGCCGAGCGCGGAGAAGGGCCGCGGCACGTTGCTCTGCATGGCGCAGGTCAGGCTCACCGTGCTGGCGCAATCGTAGCTCTGCAGATGGGGGTCGACGGCCGGGGGGGCGCCCCGTCCCTCGGCAGCCCCCCACGCGCCCGGCTCCTTGCACACTATCATGGGGCCCGTGAGGTCCCGCTCCCGATGCGGCGAGAACTGGAGCTTCTCTGCCCACAACACGTCCTCCAGGTTGCTGGGCAGGCGGAGAGGCTTGGCCAAGGGGTACTGGGTCCGGGCAGTGACGTGCAGGCGTTCTGCACGCTTGTCTCCCGGGAGCCTCACGCCTGAGGCAGCACCACAGACACACTCACTTACATCTAACTTAACATTCCTTAAGATACAGTACAATAAGTTCCCCATAACAAGCTACATGTAAAGATGGATGTTGGTATATGTGACGTTGGTAAActccgtttgaccgatcaccatgaacgTTGGCAtcaaagtgcttttttttttttacatggagaAAATTTCTATGCTATCCACATTTTTATAATTCTTCACTAGAATGCGCTGCTGCGCATAAACTTCTATTCAACCGATAATCATGAAAAAGTGATGTACATATATATTTGAACAAGGAGAATATTTTCACTGTTACGCAGTTTTGCACTGCGTAACTATTCGACTACTAGACAGCACCCCTGCctatctgatggataccacccgcagcacaggggcgcgcaatgtTCGATTCCTGCACGCCGGACGGCAATTaatcggggccgctcgggccgcttcgactctgcccggcttcgcgggcttcgtccggaactaccaacgatgacgtacttccgctggcgggtatccagactgttcctcggtcgggccACGGCGGACTGTATAAACcggcccagccaacgcttctgcaggcagtctccgactggctcagcagcatgaacctgcagtgactacgatctacaccaccggcctcctccgtcacgctgcccgcTTCAGGAAGAAAACGGTAAGAGACGCCGTCAGAATCTAAATCCGTaagggactctgaaaaattttcaacccagtagaatattacaagtccacgagggacttagaataaattcaagccaaattagtttggacttagaattttcgcagagtgaggaaacagaaaatttgcctcgtctgtagaatgaagggaactgtctcgtgaaggttacgggataagtaaagtaaatgtttgactggtgttgaaagtaaa
Above is a genomic segment from Bacillus rossius redtenbacheri isolate Brsri chromosome 7, Brsri_v3, whole genome shotgun sequence containing:
- the LOC134534226 gene encoding uncharacterized protein LOC134534226: MLNLRTLARKVLRRDGRYFHPKSLIQYSTANRTTVGVRLPGDKRAERLHVTARTQYPLAKPLRLPSNLEDVLWAEKLQFSPHRERDLTGPMIVCKEPGAWGAAEGRGAPPAVDPHLQSYDCASTVSLTCAMQSNVPRPFSALGKATHLNMPGGQWGRADRWVSQDMQELHCRGLGSAAGGAPPSLSRKERLKAAVRDYGATVVVFHVGISLLSLGAFYTAVSSGLDMAHWLGQLGVDAGQVAAGASTFVVAYAVHKVFAPVRIGITLACTPFIVRYLRGVGLLKPPKAT